The DNA region GACGCGGGCCGGGAGTTCGCCGCCCGCTCCGCCGACGCGATCTTCAGCCGGCACAGCACGTTCGACGCCGGTCAGGCGTTCCACGCGGACGTCAAGCGCCGCCTGGCCCGCTACGGCCGCGCGCCCGAGGATCTCCTGGTCCTGCCGGCGGCGACGTTCGTCCTCGGTGACACCGACGAGCAGGCGCGGGAGCGGGCCGAGGAGGTCCGCCGCCAGCAGGTCAGCGGCGCGACCGCGATCCAGTTCCTCGAACAGGTGTGGAACCGCGACCTCGGCGACCACGATCCGGAGGGGCCGTTGCCCGAGGTCGACCCGGTGCCCGGGGAGAACACGGTCGCCCAGGGCCGGGCGAGCGTGCGGATGTACGAGGACCGGCTGGCCACCGCCCGCCGCTGGCGCGAGATCGCCGAGGCCGGCGGGCTGAGCACCCGCGAGCTGGTCATCGAGGTCAGCGGGCGGCAGGCGTTCGTCGGCAGCCCGGCGACCGTCGCGGAGACGATCAACCGGTTCGTGCAGGCCCGCGCGGCGGACGGTTTCATCCTCGTCCCGCACATCACCCCCGCCGGCCTGGACGAGTTCGCGGACACGGTCGTCCCGCTGCTCCAGGAACGCGGCGTGTTCCGAGCCGACTACACGGGGACGACGCTGCGCGACCATCTCGGTCTCGCTCCGGTCCCGGGACAGCCGGTTCACGCGGTCTGAGACTTTCCTGCCGCGAACCCGGGTGGGGGCCCGGGTCCACGAGCGACCCCGTCACAGGCCGCGGTCCGGGGACAGGATCCCGGTCGGGTCGAACAGGCGCCGCAGACGCTGTTGGAGGGAGTGGTTCGCGGTCCCCAGCTCCGCGCCGAGCCAACGGCGCTTGAGCGCCCCGATCCCGTGCTCGCCGGTGACGGTGCCGCCCAGGTCCAGCGCGGTCTGGAAGAGGAGATCGGCGGCCTTCCAGGCGTCGGCGGGAATCTCGTCGGCGGCCCCGTCCGAGCCGGTGCCGTCTGAGCCGTCCACGACGATGATCGGGTGCAGGTTTCCGTCGGCCGCGTGGGCGATGGTGAAGATCCGGACTCCGGTGGCGGCGCTGATCTCGGTGATCCGGGCCGCCGCCCGTGCCAGCTGGGAGCGGGGCACGGCGATGTCCTCGATCAGTACCCGGCCGATCCGTTCGAGGGCGGGCAGCGCCGCCCGGCGGGCCGCGAGCAGTTCGGCCGCGGCAGCCGGGTCCGCCGCGCGGCGCACGGCGCGGGCCCGGCCGCGCAGCACCGCCTCGACGGCGTCGGCCTCGTCGTCGGCTCCGGCGCCGTCGGTCTGGACCAGCAGCAGGGCCTGACCGGCGGCGGCGAGACCGCCGCCGGTCGCCGCGTCCACGGCCCGCACGGTCGGCCCGTCGAGCAGCTCCGCCATGGCCACCACGATCCCGGTGGCCATGATCGCGGTGACCGCGTCCACCGCGGCGCCGAAGGAGTCGAAGAACGCGGCGAGGGTGACCGTGCGCCGCGGCGCCGGCCGCAGCCGCAGGGTCGCGCCGACGACGACGCCGAGGGTGCCCTCGGAGCCGACGAACAGCCCGGTCAGGTCGTAGCCGGCGACGCCCTTCACGGTGCGCCGCCCGGTGCTGACCAGCTCGCCGTCGGCGAGGACCACGTCCAGGCCGAGCACGGACTCCCGGGTCACGCCGTACTTGGCGCACCGCAGGCCGCCGGCGTTGGTCGCGATGTTCCCGCCGATGGTGGAGATCGCCGAGCTGGCCGGGTCGGGGGAGTAGCTCAGTCCGACCTCCCGGGCGGCCCGGTCCAGGTCGTCGGTGATCACTCCGGGCTCGACGACGGCGACGGCGTCGGGCACCGACAGCTCACGGATCCGGTTCATGCCGCTGACGTCGAGGATCACCGCGCCGTCCGGGGCGGCCGCGCCGCCGGCCAGCCCCGTCCCGGCGCCGCGGACCGTCACCGGGGTGCCCGCCGCGAGCGCCGTGCGCAGGACGGCCCGCACGTCGTCGACGCCGTCGGCGAACGCCACGCCGAGCGGACGTCCCGGCGGGCGCCACCCGGAGCGGTCGAGCCGGTGGGCGTCGACGACCGCGTCGTCCCGGCTCCACCGCCCGGCCGGCAGCGCCGCGGCGAACGCGGCCCCCGCGGCCGTGCCCGCCGTGCCCGCCGTGCCTGTCATGACCCGGTGGCGGCGGGGCGCTGCGGGTCGGACGACCAGGCCGACCACGAGCCCGGGTAGAGCGCGGCCTCGATCCCGACGGTGGCCAGGGCCGCGATCTCGTGCGCGGCGGTCACCCCGGAGCCGCAGTACACGCCGACGGGCCGGTCACCGGCGGACGTCTCACCGTCGGAGGTCCCACCGGCGGACGTCCCGAGGGCGGCGAAACGTTCCCGCAGCCGGTCCGGGCTGAGGAAGTGGCCGTGCTCGTCCAGGTTGTCACCGGTGGGCGCGCTGACCGCCCCGGGGATGTGGCCCGCCCGTGGGTCGACCGGTTCCACCTCGCCGCGGAAGCGCTCCCCGGCACGGGCGTCGAGCAGCACGCCGTCACGGGCGGTCCGGGCCGCGTCGTCCGCGTCGAGGGTCGGCAGGTGGCCGGCCTCGAGCACCACGTCCCCCGGGGTGGGGACGACGTCGCCGGTGGCGAGCGGGAACCCGGCCTCACGCCAGGCGCCGAGCGCGCCGTCGAGGATGCGGACGTCCGCGACACCCGCCCAGCGCAGCAGCCACCAGGCCCGCGCGGCGGACAGCCCGCCGTTGTCGTCGTACACGACGACGGGCCGGCCGGCCGCCACCCCCCAGCGTCGGGCCGCCCGCTGCAGATCCTCGACGGCGGGCAGCGGGTGGCGTCCCGCGGTCCCGCCCGGCGCGGCGGCCAGTTCGGTGTCCAGGTCGACGTAGACGGCGCCCGGGAGGTGACCGGCCAGGTAGTGCTCCCGCCCGTGCGGGTCGCCGAGCGCCCAGCGGACGTCGAGCAGCACCGGCGCGGGCCCCGCCGCCACCAGGTCGTGCAGCCGCTTGGCGTCGACGAGCACCTCGCCGAGCCCGTCGCGGCTGTCGCCGTCGGGAGCGCCGCCGTCGGCGGGTGCCGCGGACGCGAGCAGGGCGGTGAGGTCGTCCTCGCCCAGGCCGCCGGGGTTCGCCCCGCCCAGGGCGGCGAGCGCGATGCGCCGCTGCACCCCCGCGTTCAGCGGCGCGGACGTCCCGTGCAGGCGGGCCAGCAGCGCGATCTCACCGTTGAGGAAGTCCGACTCGACCGTGGCGCCGCGGGCCAGGCTCTGCCACGTCGAGCTGCCCTGCCGGGGATGGCCGGGGATGTCGTGCAGGACCAGGCCGGACAGGTCGAGCCCGGTGTCGCCGCTGAGCATGTCGGTCACCTCGACCCCGGCGGCGGCCAGCACCGCGCGGGCCTCGGCGACCAGCGCCGCGCCGAGCCGGTCGCGGGCCGCGCTGGGCGGGTAGACCGCGTCGAGGTTGTAGGCGAGGTTCCCGAGCAGCTTGCCGACCTTCCACCGCTCGATGTCCGGGACGACCTTCACCGCGAACCGCGCGCGCCGCAGGTCGGCGGCGATCCGCTCGGCCGCCGCGCTGTCACCCCGCGGGGCGCGTCCCAGGTAGAAGGCGCCGGCCAGCGGGGCGCCCGGCGAGGCCACCGTGCCGGGGGTCGAGTGGGACGACGGGATGATCACGACCGCGTCGATGACGGTGTCGAACCGGCGCAGCGCGGCCCGGGCGTTCTCCACCCCGTTCTGCAGCAGCAGGACGGGCAGCCGCTCGGCGGCGGTGCCGTCCGGGCGCACCGGCCGCCACGCCCACTGGGCGACGAGCGCCTCGGTGTCCTGGGACTTGGCGGCGAGCACCAGCACGTCGCCGGGGCGCAGCTCGACCTCGTCGGGACCGCCGGCCACGGGCAGGGGCAGGCGCCGGTCCCAGTCGGGGCGGTCGGTCTCGGGCCGCAGGTAGCGCAGGCCGTCGGCGCGCAGCGCCGCCAGGTTCGCCCCCCGGGCGACGAGGACGACGTCGACCCCGGCGTCGTGCAGCTGGGCGGCGACGGTCCCCCCGACGGCGCCCGCCCCGATGATCACATATCTGGCGGTCATGCGGTCTCCGTAAGTCGTCTGGACAGTCGAGCGCTCAGAGGCCGAGCGCGCGGCGGCCGGCCACCAGCAGCGCGGTGTCCTCCTGCGGCGGGTGGACCCGGGCGCACAGCACGTCCCGCAGATGGCGTTCGAGGGGATTGTGTCTGGTCAGCGCCGGGTTGCCGATCGCGGCGACGGCCGTCTGCACCGCCGTGACGGCGGCCCGCACGATCAGCGGCTTCGCGAGCACCAGGCGCTGCGGCGGGATCGACTCACCGGCGTCGATGCGGCGGGCCAGCCCGAAGGCGATCTCCTCGGCCAGCAGGAGCTGGGCCTCGATCTCCCCGGCGACGGTCTGGATGCGTTCGGTGGTGGCGATCGGACGTCCCAGCGCGGTCGGGACGCGCTCCCGGGCGAAGCGGGCGAAGAAGTCCCGGGCGGCCCGGGCCACTCCGAGGTACAGGGCGGCCGCGCCCAGCGCGACGCCGCCGATCGCGACGTCGCCCCGGTGCTCCGACGCCGGCGTCCCCTGGAAGTTCCCGGCGGGGATCTCCACGTCGGTGTAGATCGCGTCGTGGGTGCTGCTGGCCCGCAGCCCGAGGTGGTCCCAGGTGCGCTCGACCCTGATCCCGGGAGAGTCCCCGGGGACGATCGCGTGGCCCTGCAACGGGTCGGCGTCCTCGGTCGCCGCCCACACCAGATGGTAGGCCAGCCCCTCCGAGCCCGTCGCGTAAGCCTTGTGGCCGTTGAGGACCCAGCCGGACGCCGTCCGCCGGATCGTCGTGGCCGGCAGCCCACCGCGGGCCGGCGCGCCCAGCTCGTGCTCGGCGCGGATCGCGTTGACCAGCACCGGCCGCTCGCGGGAGTCGCGGACGACCTCGCGGTAGAGCTCGTCCGGCCACCACGGGTCCCTGCTCTGCAGGACGTGCTGGAACACGGTCATCGCGGTGATGAGCGCGACGGACGGGTCGCCCTGCCCCAGCGCCGCGAAGACCCGGACGCTGTCGACGGCGTTCAGCTCGGCACCGCCGTAGCGCGGGGCGATGCCCAGGCGCAGCAGTCCCGCGTCGTGCACCGCCTGGATGCCCGCCCAGGGGAACCCGGCCGAGCGGTCGTGTTCCTCGGCGGTGGCGGCGAGCTGGGCGGTCACCGCGGCCAGGGCGTCGCCGGAGACGTCCACCGGGGGGAGGGCCGGTGGCTCGACGGTCGGCTGCTCGACGGTCCGCGTCATCAGGCCCAGCTCGTCCACTCGGCGATCAGGGGCAGCGTGGGGGCCGGGCTGGCGAGCCCGGCGGCCGGGCCACCGGCGGCCTGCGGGAGGGCGCGGAGCCGTTCGAGGAACAGGACGATGACGGCCGCGGCGGTGCGGTGCGTGGCGTCGTTCAGCGCGTCGTGCCGGCCGCCGGCGATGGTCACGAACTCCGCGGACGGTGCCTTCGCGACGCTCGCCCGGGCCGCCCGCACCGGGCTGACCAGGTCGGCCGCACCGTGGACGGCGAGCACCGGCACCCGCACCAGGCCGAGGTCGGCGGCGGCGAGCCAGCGCGCGGGCACCGGGTCCAGCAGCGCGCCGCGGCGCACCAGCGGGTCGTTGCTCAGCCGGGACTGGTGGGTGGGGCAGGCGGTGCGCTCGGCCAGCTCGTTCTCCCAGGAGTCCGCCGGGGCCGGCCCGCTGTCCCCGGTGCCGCTCTCTCCGGTGCCGCCGTCCGCCGGCTCGCCGGCGGTGGGCAGACCGGCCAGGATGACGCCGTCGACCTGGTTGCGCGCGCCGGTGCCGGTCGCGACCAGGGCCGCGACGAACGCGGCGCCGGCGTCCGAACCGGCGAGCACCCGCGGTCCGGGCAGGTCCGGGTCGTCGAGCAGCTCTACGACCCGGGCCCGGGTCGCGGCCTCGTCGCTGGTCGCGTCGGCGACCACCCGGACCTTGTACCCGTCGGCCGCGATCCGGGTGCCGAACCGCTCGTAGACGCCGGGGTGCTCGCCGCGTCCGGCGACCAGGATCACCGTGCCGCGCGGGGCGACGG from Parafrankia discariae includes:
- a CDS encoding NtaA/DmoA family FMN-dependent monooxygenase (This protein belongs to a clade of FMN-dependent monooxygenases, within a broader family of flavin-dependent oxidoreductases, the luciferase-like monooxygenase (LMM) family, some of whose members use coenzyme F420 rather than FMN.); the encoded protein is MSSPTRQIHLAAHFPGVNNTTVWSDPRSGSHIEFESFVHFARTAERAKFDFLFLAEGLRLREQRGRLHDLDVVGRPDTFTVLAALAAVTDRLGLAGTINSTFNEPYEVARQFASLDHLSDGRAAWNVVTSWDAFTGENFRRGGFLAEEQRYERAELFLRTAGELFDSWRGDEIVADKESGVFLAEPKAGAFEHHDAHFDISGQFTVPRSPQGRPVIFQAGDSDAGREFAARSADAIFSRHSTFDAGQAFHADVKRRLARYGRAPEDLLVLPAATFVLGDTDEQARERAEEVRRQQVSGATAIQFLEQVWNRDLGDHDPEGPLPEVDPVPGENTVAQGRASVRMYEDRLATARRWREIAEAGGLSTRELVIEVSGRQAFVGSPATVAETINRFVQARAADGFILVPHITPAGLDEFADTVVPLLQERGVFRADYTGTTLRDHLGLAPVPGQPVHAV
- a CDS encoding FAD-binding oxidoreductase — encoded protein: MTGTAGTAGTAAGAAFAAALPAGRWSRDDAVVDAHRLDRSGWRPPGRPLGVAFADGVDDVRAVLRTALAAGTPVTVRGAGTGLAGGAAAPDGAVILDVSGMNRIRELSVPDAVAVVEPGVITDDLDRAAREVGLSYSPDPASSAISTIGGNIATNAGGLRCAKYGVTRESVLGLDVVLADGELVSTGRRTVKGVAGYDLTGLFVGSEGTLGVVVGATLRLRPAPRRTVTLAAFFDSFGAAVDAVTAIMATGIVVAMAELLDGPTVRAVDAATGGGLAAAGQALLLVQTDGAGADDEADAVEAVLRGRARAVRRAADPAAAAELLAARRAALPALERIGRVLIEDIAVPRSQLARAAARITEISAATGVRIFTIAHAADGNLHPIIVVDGSDGTGSDGAADEIPADAWKAADLLFQTALDLGGTVTGEHGIGALKRRWLGAELGTANHSLQQRLRRLFDPTGILSPDRGL
- a CDS encoding rhodanese-like domain-containing protein, with translation MTARYVIIGAGAVGGTVAAQLHDAGVDVVLVARGANLAALRADGLRYLRPETDRPDWDRRLPLPVAGGPDEVELRPGDVLVLAAKSQDTEALVAQWAWRPVRPDGTAAERLPVLLLQNGVENARAALRRFDTVIDAVVIIPSSHSTPGTVASPGAPLAGAFYLGRAPRGDSAAAERIAADLRRARFAVKVVPDIERWKVGKLLGNLAYNLDAVYPPSAARDRLGAALVAEARAVLAAAGVEVTDMLSGDTGLDLSGLVLHDIPGHPRQGSSTWQSLARGATVESDFLNGEIALLARLHGTSAPLNAGVQRRIALAALGGANPGGLGEDDLTALLASAAPADGGAPDGDSRDGLGEVLVDAKRLHDLVAAGPAPVLLDVRWALGDPHGREHYLAGHLPGAVYVDLDTELAAAPGGTAGRHPLPAVEDLQRAARRWGVAAGRPVVVYDDNGGLSAARAWWLLRWAGVADVRILDGALGAWREAGFPLATGDVVPTPGDVVLEAGHLPTLDADDAARTARDGVLLDARAGERFRGEVEPVDPRAGHIPGAVSAPTGDNLDEHGHFLSPDRLRERFAALGTSAGGTSDGETSAGDRPVGVYCGSGVTAAHEIAALATVGIEAALYPGSWSAWSSDPQRPAATGS
- a CDS encoding acyl-CoA dehydrogenase family protein, giving the protein MTRTVEQPTVEPPALPPVDVSGDALAAVTAQLAATAEEHDRSAGFPWAGIQAVHDAGLLRLGIAPRYGGAELNAVDSVRVFAALGQGDPSVALITAMTVFQHVLQSRDPWWPDELYREVVRDSRERPVLVNAIRAEHELGAPARGGLPATTIRRTASGWVLNGHKAYATGSEGLAYHLVWAATEDADPLQGHAIVPGDSPGIRVERTWDHLGLRASSTHDAIYTDVEIPAGNFQGTPASEHRGDVAIGGVALGAAALYLGVARAARDFFARFARERVPTALGRPIATTERIQTVAGEIEAQLLLAEEIAFGLARRIDAGESIPPQRLVLAKPLIVRAAVTAVQTAVAAIGNPALTRHNPLERHLRDVLCARVHPPQEDTALLVAGRRALGL
- a CDS encoding alpha/beta fold hydrolase domain-containing protein — translated: MTSSQAVQDAPAHAVTGWDNPQPVAPRGTVILVAGRGEHPGVYERFGTRIAADGYKVRVVADATSDEAATRARVVELLDDPDLPGPRVLAGSDAGAAFVAALVATGTGARNQVDGVILAGLPTAGEPADGGTGESGTGDSGPAPADSWENELAERTACPTHQSRLSNDPLVRRGALLDPVPARWLAAADLGLVRVPVLAVHGAADLVSPVRAARASVAKAPSAEFVTIAGGRHDALNDATHRTAAAVIVLFLERLRALPQAAGGPAAGLASPAPTLPLIAEWTSWA